A stretch of the Streptococcus himalayensis genome encodes the following:
- a CDS encoding glycoside hydrolase family 35 protein has translation MARFEVRDDFYLNGEPFKILSGTIHYFRIHPDDWYHSLYNLKALGFNTVETYVPWNMHEQREGEFDFSDILDLERFLQLAQDLGLYAIVRPSPFICAEWEFGGLPAWLLEKKMRIRSSDPAFLEALRHYYAVLLPKLLPYQLDNGGNILMMQIENEYGSYGEDKAYLRALRDLMVEAGVTCPLFTSDGPWRATLRAGTLIEEDILVTGNFGSKGAYNFSQMQTFFEEHGKKWPLMCMEFWDGWFNRWKEPIITREPEELAEAVREVLELGSINLYMFHGGTNFGFMNGCSARGTIDLPQVTSYDYDALLNEQGNPTPKYFAVQQMMKEHFPDYPTCEPLLKESMELAAIPLVAKVSLFDTLESLSETIKTNYPKKIEELGQYYGYHLYRTHAEWDADEEKIRIIDGRDRMQLFVDGNFVSTQYQTEIGEDIFVAAEQKKEHRIDILMENMGRVNYGHKLLADTQRKGIRTGVCKDLHFLLDWEQYPLELKTINQVDFSKDWRENQPAFYAFDVKLEALYDAYLDLTGFGKGLAFVNGVNIGRFWKVGPTLSLYIPHGLLKKGDNRIVIFETEGEYRETIHFVKKPIYQKIKGENL, from the coding sequence TTGGCTAGGTTTGAGGTGCGAGATGATTTCTACCTAAATGGAGAACCCTTTAAGATTTTGTCAGGTACTATTCACTATTTCCGAATCCACCCAGATGATTGGTATCATTCTCTCTATAACTTAAAGGCTCTGGGCTTCAATACAGTTGAAACCTATGTTCCTTGGAATATGCATGAGCAAAGGGAGGGAGAGTTTGATTTTTCAGACATACTGGACTTGGAAAGATTTCTTCAGCTTGCGCAGGATTTGGGCTTGTATGCGATTGTACGTCCTTCTCCCTTCATCTGTGCAGAATGGGAATTCGGTGGTTTGCCAGCTTGGCTATTGGAAAAAAAGATGCGCATTCGATCTTCGGATCCTGCATTTTTAGAAGCTCTTCGTCATTACTATGCTGTATTATTGCCAAAACTATTACCATATCAACTGGATAACGGGGGAAATATCCTCATGATGCAGATTGAGAATGAGTATGGTTCTTACGGCGAGGATAAAGCTTACCTTCGTGCTCTTCGTGATTTGATGGTAGAGGCTGGTGTGACTTGTCCGCTCTTTACATCAGATGGACCATGGCGAGCGACGTTGAGAGCAGGAACCTTGATTGAAGAGGATATCTTGGTTACTGGGAATTTTGGCTCTAAAGGAGCTTATAACTTTTCACAGATGCAAACTTTCTTTGAGGAGCATGGTAAAAAGTGGCCACTGATGTGCATGGAATTTTGGGATGGTTGGTTCAATCGTTGGAAGGAGCCGATTATCACTCGAGAGCCTGAGGAGTTGGCAGAGGCTGTCCGAGAAGTGTTGGAGTTAGGCTCCATCAATCTCTATATGTTTCATGGGGGGACTAATTTTGGCTTTATGAATGGTTGCTCCGCAAGAGGAACAATTGATTTACCACAGGTGACTTCCTATGACTACGATGCTTTGCTAAACGAACAAGGCAATCCCACACCTAAGTACTTTGCAGTTCAGCAGATGATGAAAGAGCATTTTCCAGACTATCCTACTTGCGAGCCTTTGCTAAAGGAGAGTATGGAGTTGGCAGCAATTCCTCTAGTTGCTAAGGTGAGCCTGTTTGATACACTCGAGAGTTTATCAGAGACTATTAAGACTAATTATCCGAAGAAAATAGAGGAGTTGGGTCAGTATTATGGCTATCATCTCTATCGAACTCATGCAGAATGGGATGCGGATGAAGAAAAAATTCGGATTATTGATGGTCGAGATCGCATGCAACTTTTTGTCGACGGAAACTTTGTTTCTACGCAGTACCAGACAGAGATTGGGGAAGACATCTTTGTAGCTGCTGAGCAAAAGAAGGAGCATAGGATTGATATTCTCATGGAAAATATGGGGCGTGTCAACTATGGTCATAAACTTCTCGCAGATACCCAACGAAAGGGAATTCGAACAGGAGTTTGCAAGGATTTGCATTTCTTACTTGACTGGGAACAATATCCGCTTGAGTTGAAAACGATCAATCAGGTCGATTTTTCAAAAGACTGGCGAGAAAATCAACCTGCTTTCTATGCTTTTGACGTAAAATTGGAAGCGCTTTACGATGCTTATCTAGACCTGACTGGTTTCGGGAAGGGACTTGCTTTTGTCAATGGTGTCAATATCGGCCGGTTTTGGAAGGTCGGACCGACACTATCTCTCTATATTCCACATGGCTTGCTCAAAAAGGGTGATAATCGTATTGTCATTTTTGAGACGGAAGGGGAATATCGAGAAACGATTCACTTTGTTAAAAAACCTATATATCAAAAAATAAAGGGGGAAAACTTATGA
- a CDS encoding helix-turn-helix domain-containing protein produces MGTLLATRIKSRRKELRLSQKELADGICQQGQISRLEKGEYTPGSELLYQLAKRLNVSMDYFFDEQILNESTELFEFKKIAKAFISQRNYESLVYIYELEKEKNHRLSLSDKIYLEWVGSLVDFYFYNRKEEAIERLEEIVQSLDKSDINFFQISNTLFNFYYDTENLARFDLIKEELKAQVHQLNLNTIEELELSIKFNFNLSRYYWLQKNIELAIQQVTATIKLCQDYRTTYLLADLFLLLGNISKNFSNQTEVKRYFETAFFLYKNLDNNKEMALTIEHYISNNFQD; encoded by the coding sequence ATGGGAACATTATTGGCAACTAGAATAAAAAGTAGAAGGAAAGAACTCCGGCTCTCTCAAAAAGAATTAGCGGATGGGATTTGTCAGCAAGGTCAAATTAGCAGATTAGAGAAAGGGGAGTATACTCCGGGTTCGGAATTATTATACCAGTTAGCTAAGAGGCTTAATGTAAGTATGGATTATTTTTTTGATGAACAAATTTTAAATGAATCAACAGAGCTTTTTGAGTTTAAAAAAATTGCTAAAGCATTCATATCTCAAAGAAATTATGAATCGTTGGTTTATATCTATGAATTAGAGAAAGAAAAAAATCATCGTTTATCACTATCAGACAAAATTTATTTGGAGTGGGTTGGCTCTCTGGTTGATTTTTATTTCTATAATAGAAAGGAGGAGGCAATAGAAAGACTAGAAGAAATAGTACAATCACTTGATAAATCTGATATTAACTTTTTTCAAATTTCAAATACTCTTTTTAATTTCTACTATGATACAGAAAATCTAGCTAGATTTGATTTAATAAAGGAAGAGTTAAAAGCTCAAGTACATCAATTAAATTTAAATACAATAGAGGAATTGGAGCTTTCAATAAAATTTAACTTTAATCTTAGTCGTTATTATTGGCTACAAAAAAATATTGAATTAGCTATCCAACAAGTAACAGCAACTATTAAGCTATGCCAAGATTATCGAACAACTTATTTATTAGCAGATTTATTTTTATTATTAGGAAACATAAGTAAGAACTTTTCAAATCAAACAGAAGTTAAAAGATACTTTGAAACAGCATTTTTTTTGTATAAGAATTTAGATAATAATAAAGAGATGGCTTTAACGATAGAGCATTATATCTCAAATAATTTTCAAGATTAA
- a CDS encoding PTS sugar transporter subunit IIA → MSKHLVLVSHGQFCEGLKQSTEMIMGPQDNIHTVSLLPAEGPEEFQEKFLDTIKELDDFVVFADLLGGTPCNVVSRLIMEGQEIDLYAGMNMPMVIRFINDALLGTTSHYHESTSEYVQYVNEILNGMADDEDE, encoded by the coding sequence ATGAGCAAGCATTTAGTACTCGTTAGCCATGGTCAATTTTGTGAAGGATTAAAGCAAAGTACAGAGATGATTATGGGACCGCAAGATAACATTCATACCGTATCATTGCTACCAGCAGAAGGTCCTGAAGAGTTTCAAGAAAAATTCTTAGATACCATTAAAGAATTGGATGATTTTGTTGTCTTTGCCGATCTACTAGGTGGTACACCTTGTAATGTTGTTAGTCGACTGATTATGGAAGGACAAGAAATTGATCTCTATGCAGGGATGAATATGCCAATGGTGATTCGATTCATCAATGATGCTCTTCTAGGAACAACATCACATTACCACGAAAGTACTTCCGAATATGTCCAATATGTCAATGAAATTTTAAATGGCATGGCCGACGATGAGGATGAATAA
- a CDS encoding PTS mannose/fructose/sorbose/N-acetylgalactosamine transporter subunit IIC, with amino-acid sequence MIQWWQILLLTLYSAYQICDELTIVSSAGSPVFAGFITGLVMGDLKTGLYIGGALQLVVLGVGTFGGASRIDATSGAVIATAFSVAKGIDAELAISTIAVPVAALLTYADILGRFSTTYFAHRVDAAVERFDYKGIERNYLLGAIPWAASRALPVLLALAFGGDFVQAMVTAIDNVKWVADGLTLAARMLPGLGFAILLHYLPLKRNLHYLGLGFAITAILTTVFGGLQTLSGAVGTLAGAYDESADAAIGFASSAFDKGLPMIGVAIIGIALAVLHYKNSQNVTVVAAPSNSESGEIEDDEV; translated from the coding sequence ATGATTCAATGGTGGCAAATTCTTTTACTTACCTTGTACTCAGCTTATCAAATCTGTGATGAGTTGACCATCGTATCTTCAGCAGGTTCGCCTGTATTTGCAGGTTTCATTACAGGACTTGTTATGGGAGATTTGAAGACAGGTCTATACATCGGTGGTGCGCTTCAATTAGTAGTACTTGGGGTTGGTACTTTCGGTGGTGCGTCTCGTATTGACGCAACATCTGGTGCGGTTATTGCAACAGCTTTCTCAGTTGCAAAAGGAATCGATGCTGAGCTTGCAATCTCAACGATTGCGGTACCAGTAGCAGCACTTCTTACTTATGCCGATATCCTTGGTCGTTTCTCAACTACTTACTTTGCTCACCGCGTGGATGCAGCCGTTGAACGCTTTGACTATAAAGGAATTGAACGCAACTACTTATTAGGTGCAATTCCATGGGCAGCTTCTCGTGCGCTTCCTGTACTTCTAGCTCTTGCCTTTGGTGGTGATTTCGTTCAAGCCATGGTTACAGCTATTGATAATGTGAAATGGGTCGCAGATGGTTTGACTCTTGCAGCTCGTATGCTTCCAGGTCTAGGGTTCGCAATCTTGCTTCACTACCTTCCACTCAAACGCAATCTTCACTACTTAGGTCTTGGTTTTGCAATTACAGCAATATTGACAACTGTATTTGGTGGTCTTCAAACTCTTAGTGGTGCAGTTGGCACACTTGCAGGTGCCTACGATGAATCAGCAGATGCTGCAATCGGTTTTGCCTCTTCAGCATTTGACAAAGGCCTTCCAATGATTGGTGTGGCTATCATCGGTATTGCTCTTGCTGTCCTTCACTACAAAAATAGCCAAAATGTAACAGTAGTGGCAGCGCCATCTAACTCAGAAAGTGGGGAAATCGAAGATGATGAAGTCTAA
- the lacD gene encoding tagatose-bisphosphate aldolase, with translation MKKLRLTEGKLRHLQNLSDENGVIGALAIDQRGSLKKMLASGKIETGEDGIVTFKELISTELTPYATSILLDPEYGVPASKLRAEGAGLIVAYEKTGYDATEEGRFPDLLPNWSAKRIKELGGDAVKVLLYYDVDDKPEINDVKHAWVERVGSECVAEDIPYFLEIVTYDASDEDVKSAAYAKVKAHKVNEAMRVFSDARYQVDVLKVEVPVNMNFVEGYTAEGVEAVHTLDEAKAFFKEQAEITHLPFIFLSAGVSAELFQETLKVAKEAGSNFNGVLCGRATWKDSVDVFANEGVEETRAWLASEGRKNIEDLNAVLADTAVSWKEKVEVPYEDVRGF, from the coding sequence ATGAAAAAATTAAGACTAACTGAAGGAAAACTTCGTCACTTGCAAAACTTATCCGATGAAAATGGTGTTATTGGAGCCTTGGCGATTGACCAACGGGGTTCATTGAAAAAAATGTTGGCCAGTGGTAAGATTGAGACGGGTGAAGATGGAATTGTCACCTTTAAGGAATTGATTTCAACAGAACTAACTCCGTATGCGACTTCTATCCTTTTGGATCCTGAATATGGGGTTCCAGCAAGCAAACTTCGTGCTGAAGGAGCTGGTTTGATTGTCGCTTATGAAAAAACGGGCTATGATGCGACAGAAGAAGGTCGTTTCCCAGATTTATTGCCAAATTGGTCTGCCAAACGGATTAAAGAATTGGGTGGCGATGCGGTGAAAGTTCTTCTATACTATGATGTAGATGACAAACCTGAAATCAATGATGTCAAACATGCCTGGGTAGAGCGTGTAGGTAGCGAATGTGTGGCAGAAGATATTCCTTATTTCCTTGAAATCGTGACGTATGATGCGAGCGATGAAGATGTGAAGAGTGCGGCCTATGCCAAAGTGAAAGCCCACAAGGTAAATGAAGCGATGCGTGTCTTTTCAGATGCTCGCTATCAGGTAGATGTCTTGAAAGTGGAAGTGCCTGTAAATATGAATTTCGTGGAAGGCTACACTGCAGAAGGTGTCGAAGCTGTTCATACCTTGGATGAAGCAAAAGCTTTCTTCAAGGAACAAGCGGAAATTACTCACTTGCCATTTATCTTCCTCAGTGCGGGTGTGAGTGCGGAGCTCTTCCAAGAAACCTTGAAAGTAGCTAAAGAAGCAGGTTCAAACTTTAATGGTGTGCTTTGCGGACGTGCAACTTGGAAAGACTCTGTAGATGTCTTTGCAAACGAAGGGGTAGAAGAAACTCGTGCATGGCTTGCTAGCGAAGGTCGCAAAAATATCGAAGATTTGAACGCCGTTCTTGCAGATACAGCAGTGAGCTGGAAGGAAAAAGTGGAAGTTCCTTACGAGGACGTTCGCGGATTTTAA
- a CDS encoding nucleotidyltransferase family protein — MEREEILRWFREDPSIMEILSIIRDLGLRDAWLCAGSVRNFIWNSLSGHSAFDRTTDVDVIFFDPDISYEETCVIEASLKENYPEFLWEVKNQVYMHVHSPHTKPYKSSQDAMSRYPERCTAVGLRLLNNDELDLFAPYGLEDIVNFRLHPTPHFLENDARLALYHERISQKNWVQKWPSLQKNTLIRKI; from the coding sequence ATGGAAAGAGAAGAAATCCTCCGCTGGTTTAGGGAAGACCCCTCTATCATGGAGATTTTAAGCATTATCCGCGATTTGGGGTTAAGGGATGCATGGTTATGTGCAGGTAGTGTGCGCAACTTTATCTGGAACAGCCTATCTGGTCACTCAGCCTTTGATAGGACAACAGATGTGGATGTTATTTTCTTTGACCCAGATATTTCTTATGAGGAGACATGTGTGATAGAGGCAAGTCTCAAAGAAAACTACCCAGAATTTCTGTGGGAAGTGAAAAATCAGGTCTATATGCATGTTCATAGTCCTCATACGAAGCCCTATAAGAGCTCGCAAGATGCGATGAGCCGCTACCCAGAGCGTTGCACGGCAGTTGGTTTGCGTTTGCTGAACAATGATGAGCTGGACTTGTTTGCACCCTATGGTTTGGAGGATATTGTGAATTTTCGCTTGCACCCCACTCCGCACTTTTTAGAAAATGATGCTCGTCTGGCACTCTATCACGAACGAATTAGCCAGAAAAATTGGGTCCAGAAATGGCCGAGCTTACAAAAGAATACATTGATAAGAAAAATTTAA
- a CDS encoding PTS system mannose/fructose/N-acetylgalactosamine-transporter subunit IIB translates to MTIIGTRIDGRLIHGQVANLWTTKLNISRIMVVDDDVVNSDIEKSGLKLACPPGVKLSVLTIEKAAANILAGKYDSQRLFIVAKRPAPILGLVERGVALPELNVGNMSQSPETRSVTRSVNVVDEDIRVFDELNAKGVKLIHQMVPGDTAKDFLPLLEKVR, encoded by the coding sequence ATGACAATTATAGGAACTCGTATCGATGGACGTTTGATCCATGGGCAAGTAGCCAATCTTTGGACTACTAAACTGAACATTTCTCGTATCATGGTTGTTGACGACGATGTGGTGAACAGTGATATTGAAAAATCAGGTTTGAAATTAGCCTGCCCACCAGGAGTAAAACTCTCTGTGCTAACCATCGAAAAAGCTGCTGCTAATATCCTAGCAGGGAAATATGACTCACAACGTCTCTTTATCGTTGCAAAACGTCCAGCTCCAATCTTGGGTTTGGTAGAACGTGGAGTTGCTCTTCCTGAGCTAAACGTTGGAAATATGTCTCAATCGCCTGAAACACGCTCAGTGACACGCTCAGTGAACGTTGTTGATGAGGATATTCGTGTCTTCGATGAATTGAATGCCAAAGGCGTGAAATTAATTCATCAAATGGTGCCAGGTGACACCGCTAAAGATTTCTTACCTCTACTTGAAAAGGTAAGATAG
- the ruvB gene encoding Holliday junction branch migration DNA helicase RuvB gives MSRILDMEQFGDEEVVERTLRPQYLREYIGQDKVKNQLQIFIEAAKLRDEALDHVLLFGPPGLGKTTMAFVIANELGVNLKQTSGPVIEKAGDLVAILNDLEPGDVLFIDEIHRLPMAVEEVLYSAMEDFYIDIMIGAGETSRSVHLDLPPFTLIGATTRAGMLSNPLRARFGITGHMEYYAEADLTEIVERTADIFEMDITHEAARELSLRSRGTPRIANRLLKRVRDFAQIKGNGMIDEAMTDQALTMLDVDHEGLDYVDQKILRTMIEMYGGGPVGLGTLSVNIAEERETVEDMYEPYLIQKGFIMRTRTGRVATQKAYEHLGIAYKEK, from the coding sequence ATGAGTAGAATTTTAGACATGGAACAATTTGGGGATGAGGAAGTGGTCGAGCGGACCCTCAGGCCTCAATATTTACGTGAATACATCGGACAGGACAAGGTCAAGAACCAGCTTCAGATTTTTATTGAGGCTGCAAAGTTGCGAGATGAAGCCTTGGATCATGTGTTGTTATTTGGCCCACCGGGGCTTGGAAAAACAACCATGGCCTTTGTCATTGCCAATGAACTGGGGGTGAATCTCAAGCAGACATCGGGGCCAGTTATTGAAAAAGCAGGTGACTTGGTGGCTATTTTAAATGACTTGGAGCCTGGGGATGTCCTCTTTATAGACGAAATTCACCGTTTGCCCATGGCTGTGGAGGAGGTGCTCTACAGTGCTATGGAGGATTTTTACATTGATATTATGATTGGGGCTGGGGAGACGAGCCGCAGTGTGCATTTGGATTTGCCTCCTTTTACTCTAATAGGAGCGACGACGCGTGCAGGGATGCTATCGAATCCTCTGCGAGCCCGTTTTGGGATTACAGGGCATATGGAGTACTATGCAGAAGCGGATTTGACAGAGATTGTTGAGCGGACGGCAGACATTTTTGAGATGGACATTACCCATGAGGCGGCGAGGGAATTGTCTCTGCGTAGTCGAGGGACACCTCGGATTGCCAATCGTTTGCTAAAACGCGTGCGGGATTTTGCTCAAATCAAGGGAAATGGCATGATTGATGAGGCCATGACTGATCAAGCTCTGACCATGCTTGATGTGGATCATGAGGGGCTGGATTATGTGGATCAAAAAATCCTCCGCACCATGATTGAGATGTACGGAGGAGGGCCAGTCGGCTTAGGGACCTTATCGGTCAATATCGCAGAAGAGCGTGAAACAGTTGAGGATATGTATGAACCTTATTTAATTCAAAAAGGGTTTATCATGCGAACTCGTACGGGGCGCGTGGCGACACAGAAGGCCTATGAGCATTTAGGAATTGCCTATAAAGAAAAGTGA
- a CDS encoding SIS domain-containing protein: MLNYSKEELLQLGAEITTREIYQQPDVWKEAFAAYKDHVPAIAQFLAEIAEKHSYIKVILTGAGTSAYVGDTLLPYFTSIYDERQWNFSSVATTDLVAGPLNHFQKEVPTVLVSFARSGNSPESVAAVDLAKDLVDELYQITITCAADGKLAQQAQGDDRNLLLLQPSRSNDAGFAMTSSFTSMMLTALLVFDKANLEEKEEKFATLSRLTEEVLGKDQEVQDLVGLDFDRVIYLGAGSFFGLAHEAQLKILELTAGQVATMYESPVGFRHGPKSLINDNTVVLVFGSNNDYTRQYDLDLVKEVAGDKIARKVIYLGEKVEELDDVHQVPLGCGGVLSDIYRVFPYIAYAQLFALLTSLKVENKPDTPSPTGTVNRVVQGVIIHEFSK; encoded by the coding sequence ATGTTAAACTATTCTAAAGAAGAGTTGCTCCAGTTAGGAGCAGAAATTACGACTCGTGAAATTTACCAGCAACCTGATGTTTGGAAAGAAGCATTTGCTGCTTACAAGGATCATGTTCCAGCCATCGCCCAATTTTTGGCAGAAATTGCTGAAAAACATAGCTATATCAAAGTGATTTTGACAGGTGCAGGGACTTCTGCCTATGTAGGAGATACTTTATTACCTTACTTTACTTCGATTTATGATGAGCGTCAGTGGAATTTTAGCTCGGTTGCGACAACGGATCTTGTAGCTGGCCCGCTCAATCATTTCCAAAAAGAGGTGCCGACGGTGCTTGTATCGTTTGCACGTAGTGGCAATTCGCCAGAGAGTGTTGCTGCTGTGGATTTGGCTAAGGATTTGGTTGATGAATTGTATCAAATCACGATTACCTGTGCGGCAGATGGGAAATTAGCCCAACAAGCGCAAGGAGATGATAGAAATCTCTTGCTTTTGCAGCCAAGTCGTTCCAATGATGCTGGTTTTGCCATGACAAGTAGCTTTACTTCGATGATGTTGACAGCTCTACTCGTCTTTGATAAGGCAAATTTAGAAGAAAAAGAAGAGAAATTTGCGACCTTGTCTCGTTTGACTGAGGAAGTTTTAGGCAAGGATCAAGAAGTACAAGATTTAGTGGGATTGGATTTTGACCGTGTGATTTACTTAGGTGCTGGATCATTCTTTGGCCTAGCTCACGAAGCTCAATTAAAAATCTTGGAATTAACCGCTGGGCAAGTGGCAACGATGTACGAAAGCCCAGTCGGTTTCCGTCACGGTCCTAAGTCTTTAATCAATGACAATACAGTCGTTCTCGTCTTTGGTTCGAATAATGACTATACACGTCAATATGACCTTGATTTGGTCAAGGAAGTTGCTGGAGACAAGATTGCTCGTAAAGTGATTTACCTTGGTGAAAAAGTTGAAGAACTTGATGATGTTCATCAAGTGCCACTTGGGTGTGGTGGTGTCTTAAGTGATATTTACCGCGTCTTTCCATATATCGCCTATGCTCAACTCTTTGCCCTTTTGACATCCTTGAAAGTGGAAAATAAACCAGATACTCCATCTCCAACAGGAACTGTCAATCGTGTCGTGCAAGGTGTGATTATCCACGAATTTTCAAAATAA
- a CDS encoding PTS system mannose/fructose/sorbose family transporter subunit IID: MMKSNYKLTKEDFNQINKRSLFTYQLGWNYERMQGSGYLYMLLPQLRKMYGDGTPELKEMMQLHTQFFNTSPFFHTIIAGIDLALEENEGVASKDAVNGVKTGLMGPFAPIGDSIFASLIPAIMGSIAATMAKEGGTFVGILLWMAVAVAYDIFRWKQLEVAYKEGTKLVTTMRSTLTALVDAASVLGVFMLGALIATMINVEVSWLPHVGEKAIDIQAMLNSIFPRLVPAVITGGIFWLLGRKGMTSTKAILIIICVALGLSALGHFALGM, from the coding sequence ATGATGAAGTCTAATTACAAACTTACCAAAGAAGATTTTAATCAAATTAACAAACGTAGCTTGTTTACTTACCAACTTGGTTGGAACTATGAACGGATGCAAGGTTCTGGTTATCTTTACATGCTCTTGCCACAACTTCGTAAAATGTACGGAGATGGCACTCCTGAGCTAAAAGAAATGATGCAATTGCATACACAGTTCTTTAATACATCACCATTCTTCCATACGATTATCGCAGGGATTGACCTTGCCTTGGAAGAAAATGAAGGTGTGGCTTCTAAAGATGCGGTTAATGGTGTGAAAACTGGTTTGATGGGACCATTTGCTCCTATCGGAGACTCTATCTTTGCGTCTCTTATTCCAGCAATTATGGGATCTATTGCAGCAACGATGGCTAAAGAAGGTGGAACCTTTGTCGGTATCCTTCTATGGATGGCTGTGGCAGTAGCTTATGATATCTTCCGTTGGAAACAGCTAGAAGTTGCCTATAAAGAAGGTACAAAACTTGTGACAACCATGCGTTCTACATTGACTGCTTTGGTTGATGCAGCGTCTGTTCTTGGGGTATTCATGCTCGGTGCCTTGATTGCAACCATGATTAACGTAGAAGTTTCTTGGCTTCCACACGTTGGTGAAAAAGCGATTGACATTCAAGCTATGCTCAACAGCATCTTCCCACGCTTGGTTCCAGCTGTTATCACAGGAGGAATCTTCTGGTTACTTGGCCGTAAAGGTATGACTTCTACAAAAGCTATCTTGATTATCATTTGCGTAGCTCTTGGTTTATCAGCTCTTGGTCATTTTGCACTAGGAATGTAA
- a CDS encoding aldose epimerase family protein translates to MRAIRVDVFGQINGQEVHRYQLENEAGYRLSVMNYGATILEYQVPDRLGMTANIIVGYDSLQAYIGNSPKHGASIGPVAGRIGQAQFTLQGESYELEVNHATNCNHSGSTGWDSSIFQLEEKSDKSVTFYLERPDGTGGFPGNLKIWVTYGLSEEGEVEVSYQVQTDRDTLINPTNHSYFNLSGNVFQTVDDHELTIYSRGVYPVDEVSLPALQVDGQAEFVKNLQTGVGLGKVFASQDPQIAIVNGGLDHPFLLDKSNPVAVRLYHPSSGRELIVRTDCPVAVVYTANYPDNHGENRPLHNGIALEMQRLPNAIHRPEKEQVILRAGEIFTSTTTYQASVVTV, encoded by the coding sequence ATGAGAGCCATTCGAGTAGATGTATTTGGACAGATCAATGGGCAAGAGGTTCACCGTTATCAGCTGGAAAATGAAGCGGGGTATCGTTTGTCTGTGATGAACTATGGTGCGACGATTTTGGAATATCAGGTGCCGGATCGATTGGGCATGACTGCTAATATTATTGTAGGCTATGATTCTTTACAAGCTTACATCGGAAATAGTCCCAAGCATGGGGCTAGTATTGGGCCGGTAGCTGGGCGGATTGGTCAGGCTCAGTTTACCTTGCAGGGGGAAAGCTATGAGTTAGAGGTCAATCATGCGACTAACTGCAATCATAGTGGCTCTACTGGCTGGGATAGCAGTATCTTTCAGCTAGAGGAAAAAAGCGATAAATCCGTGACTTTTTACCTAGAGCGACCTGATGGAACAGGTGGTTTTCCAGGCAATCTGAAGATTTGGGTGACGTATGGTTTGTCTGAAGAGGGTGAAGTTGAGGTATCTTATCAAGTGCAGACAGACCGAGATACCTTGATCAATCCGACTAATCATAGCTATTTTAACCTGAGTGGCAATGTGTTTCAGACAGTGGATGACCATGAATTAACGATTTATTCAAGAGGTGTTTATCCAGTGGATGAGGTCAGCTTGCCAGCTCTGCAGGTTGATGGTCAGGCTGAGTTTGTTAAGAATTTGCAGACGGGAGTGGGTCTTGGGAAGGTATTTGCGTCGCAAGATCCGCAGATTGCTATTGTAAATGGTGGACTGGATCATCCTTTCTTGTTGGATAAGAGCAATCCAGTGGCAGTTCGTCTTTATCATCCTTCCAGTGGTCGAGAGTTGATTGTGCGGACAGATTGCCCTGTGGCTGTGGTTTATACGGCGAATTATCCTGATAATCATGGCGAAAATCGCCCTCTTCACAATGGAATTGCTCTGGAAATGCAACGCTTGCCGAATGCCATTCATCGTCCAGAAAAAGAGCAGGTGATTTTGCGGGCTGGAGAGATTTTTACCAGTACGACGACCTACCAAGCTAGTGTTGTAACTGTTTGA